Proteins encoded by one window of Synechococcus sp. MVIR-18-1:
- a CDS encoding calcium-binding protein: protein MAFKFLMPWEQSFQGNNANDTVLNFGGSNKSINVGEGDNLVYSIGNNTEATSGNGDDTFVMLGSDQTIKSTGGDNWVLTGYGDDTISLGGGDDSVTSFGGNNTIGTGDGDDRITTGNGRDWLIGGGGDDVLSAGGGFNYMNGGEGDDTLIGKGTVMDAMTGGSGADLFDISEAQGDVQINDFSFAEGDVLRMDESIFGAAFYTGSLQQGNDAVVDYSGGTITVKGFFSEGGININQIELV from the coding sequence ATGGCTTTCAAATTCCTCATGCCCTGGGAACAATCCTTTCAAGGCAATAATGCAAATGACACAGTCCTCAACTTTGGAGGAAGCAACAAAAGCATCAATGTTGGAGAAGGAGACAACCTCGTCTACAGCATTGGGAATAACACTGAAGCAACCTCAGGCAATGGTGACGATACGTTCGTGATGCTTGGTAGCGACCAAACAATTAAATCAACAGGTGGAGACAACTGGGTCCTGACTGGCTATGGAGACGACACCATCAGCTTGGGTGGAGGCGATGACAGCGTTACTTCCTTTGGCGGTAATAACACCATCGGGACCGGAGACGGTGATGACCGCATCACAACAGGGAATGGCAGAGATTGGCTGATTGGCGGCGGCGGTGATGATGTCCTGAGTGCAGGGGGTGGCTTTAATTACATGAATGGTGGAGAAGGCGACGACACTCTTATTGGTAAGGGAACAGTTATGGATGCCATGACTGGTGGAAGTGGCGCTGATCTTTTTGATATCTCTGAGGCCCAGGGCGATGTTCAAATCAATGATTTCTCTTTTGCAGAAGGTGATGTATTGAGAATGGATGAATCAATTTTTGGAGCTGCCTTCTATACAGGATCACTCCAGCAAGGCAATGATGCTGTTGTTGACTACAGCGGAGGAACAATTACTGTTAAAGGCTTCTTCTCAGAAGGCGGGATTAACATCAATCAAATCGAATTAGTCTAA